In Campylobacter sp. 2014D-0216, the following proteins share a genomic window:
- a CDS encoding septal ring lytic transglycosylase RlpA family protein, with product MQKSKLLKNYQKTLIQKSLVVSCVGVLFSACSMVPISTPTVYYPERDFKSVKHNNTNLKGTMKPYTINGKTYYPTVVEVGETADGIASWYGPGFHGKKTSNGETYDQHAYTAAHKTLPMNTIVKVTNLKNHRQTTVRINDRGPFVAGRIIDLSNMAARDIDMIQAGTAPVRLEVIGFGTSANSGSVHTNSNLGNSGSIVDSGHIFQGGSFMVQIGAFRNKSGAELIASRYKNYNSYTSTIQTSAKDGLHRVFLKGFRSEQEARDFADSGSFPGAFIVRE from the coding sequence ATGCAAAAATCAAAACTACTCAAAAATTACCAAAAGACTCTCATACAAAAGTCGTTAGTCGTTAGTTGTGTTGGTGTTTTATTTAGTGCTTGTAGTATGGTGCCTATTAGTACGCCTACGGTGTATTATCCAGAAAGAGATTTTAAAAGCGTAAAACATAATAACACGAATTTAAAAGGAACTATGAAGCCTTATACTATTAATGGTAAAACATATTATCCTACTGTAGTAGAAGTAGGTGAAACTGCAGATGGTATAGCAAGTTGGTATGGACCTGGTTTTCATGGTAAAAAAACTTCTAATGGTGAAACTTATGATCAGCATGCATACACTGCAGCACATAAAACTTTACCAATGAATACTATTGTAAAAGTAACTAACCTAAAAAATCACCGCCAAACTACAGTTAGAATTAACGATAGAGGTCCTTTTGTTGCAGGAAGGATTATTGACTTATCCAATATGGCTGCAAGAGATATTGATATGATACAAGCAGGGACAGCTCCTGTAAGACTTGAAGTAATTGGTTTTGGTACTAGTGCTAATTCAGGTTCGGTGCATACTAATTCGAATTTAGGAAACAGTGGATCTATTGTTGATAGTGGACATATTTTCCAAGGAGGATCTTTTATGGTACAAATTGGAGCATTTAGAAATAAAAGTGGTGCTGAATTAATCGCAAGTAGATATAAAAACTATAACTCATATACTTCAACTATACAAACAAGTGCAAAAGATGGTTTGCACAGAGTATTTTTAAAAGGCTTTAGAAGTGAACAAGAAGCAAGGGATTTTGCTGATAGTGGATCTTTTCCAGGTGCGTTTATAGTAAGAGAGTAA
- a CDS encoding 3-deoxy-D-manno-octulosonate 8-phosphate phosphatase, YrbI family, whose product MIELIFLDVDGCLTDGKIIYTQNYGEIKEFNVKDGAAIEAWQKLGKKVAIITGRTSECVYFRARDLKIDLVYQGISDKLACAKEILEKLNLDFSQCAAIGDYYNDMSLLEAVEYSFKPKDAHKALKTDKVLNRKGGNGAVSEMIEILVEYNNMQAQWDKLWR is encoded by the coding sequence ATGATAGAATTGATTTTTTTAGATGTAGATGGTTGTTTGACAGATGGTAAAATCATCTACACTCAAAATTATGGCGAGATTAAAGAATTTAATGTAAAAGATGGTGCTGCGATTGAAGCTTGGCAAAAGCTTGGCAAAAAAGTTGCTATCATTACAGGTAGGACAAGTGAGTGTGTGTATTTTAGAGCTAGGGATTTAAAGATTGATTTAGTATATCAAGGTATTAGCGACAAACTTGCTTGTGCAAAAGAAATTTTAGAAAAATTAAATTTAGATTTCTCTCAATGTGCAGCTATTGGAGATTACTATAATGATATGAGTTTACTTGAAGCGGTGGAGTATAGTTTTAAACCAAAAGATGCACATAAGGCTTTAAAAACTGATAAGGTTTTAAATAGAAAAGGCGGCAATGGTGCGGTGAGTGAAATGATAGAAATTTTAGTAGAATACAACAATATGCAAGCGCAATGGGATAAGCTTTGGCGATAA
- a CDS encoding lytic transglycosylase domain-containing protein, which translates to MKKKFLFFTLVLLCLNAKALQFTPEHYTQQAQILRNLDIEANYLSDMIFLEFKESSMDMHSKTLVDTMREFYKITPIIRKILEKENIPQEFLYLAVVESGLKIHSVSRTKAVGVWQFMKPTAQTLGLRIDPYVDERRDLVKSTHAAIAYLKQLKEQFGKWYLAILAYNCGDGKLRQAIKKAKSDDLRVLLDPDKKYLPLETRIFIRKILTMAFLANNNDFLISQDSALLNYALSSEVKKIPVPPSVSLRQLAKVAKMSYGEFKRYNPHFNHDFTPPDKKDYYMYVPLSKSVAVENAMKKVKLAKVDTTIPHTKIYIVKQGDSLYTIARKHKISVESIKEYNKIKGNLININQKLVLKIKENNNAKIKTTQKLPKDSHTKVVSR; encoded by the coding sequence ATGAAAAAAAAGTTTTTATTCTTTACTTTAGTTTTGTTGTGTTTAAATGCTAAAGCTTTGCAGTTTACACCAGAGCATTACACTCAGCAAGCTCAAATTTTAAGAAATTTAGATATCGAAGCAAACTATTTAAGTGATATGATTTTTCTGGAATTTAAAGAATCTTCTATGGATATGCACTCTAAAACTTTAGTGGATACGATGAGGGAATTTTACAAAATCACTCCAATTATTCGTAAAATTTTAGAAAAAGAAAATATCCCGCAAGAATTCTTATACCTTGCTGTTGTAGAGTCAGGTTTAAAAATTCATAGTGTTTCAAGAACTAAGGCAGTGGGTGTATGGCAGTTTATGAAACCAACAGCGCAAACTTTAGGTTTAAGGATTGATCCTTACGTTGATGAAAGAAGAGATTTGGTGAAATCTACTCATGCTGCGATTGCTTATTTAAAGCAGTTAAAAGAGCAGTTTGGGAAATGGTATTTAGCTATTTTGGCTTATAATTGCGGCGATGGTAAATTGCGTCAAGCTATAAAAAAGGCAAAAAGTGATGATTTAAGAGTTTTACTTGATCCTGATAAAAAATATCTGCCTTTAGAAACACGAATTTTTATTAGAAAAATTTTAACCATGGCGTTTTTGGCTAATAATAATGATTTTTTAATTTCACAAGATAGTGCCTTGCTAAATTATGCTTTATCAAGTGAAGTTAAAAAAATACCTGTACCACCTAGTGTTTCTTTAAGGCAGTTAGCTAAAGTTGCTAAAATGTCTTATGGTGAGTTTAAACGCTATAATCCACACTTTAACCATGATTTTACACCACCTGATAAAAAAGACTATTACATGTATGTGCCTTTAAGTAAAAGTGTAGCAGTAGAAAATGCAATGAAAAAAGTCAAATTAGCCAAGGTGGATACAACTATCCCACATACTAAAATTTATATAGTAAAACAAGGGGATAGTCTTTATACTATTGCTAGAAAACACAAAATCAGTGTAGAAAGCATAAAAGAGTATAATAAAATCAAAGGAAATTTGATCAATATCAATCAAAAACTTGTGTTAAAAATTAAGGAGAATAATAATGCAAAAATCAAAACTACTCAAAAATTACCAAAAGACTCTCATACAAAAGTCGTTAGTCGTTAG
- the cbrR gene encoding bile resistance response regulator CbrR has protein sequence MEEKILIIDDNKMLTKLLAKKVESTLGLKVDVAFDMNSAKELVKNNYFMAFVDLCLPDAPNGEVVDVILEKNIPAIVLTGSSDGQTRKKFMEKDIIGYIQKESESCIDEMLSSIRMLQKNNKTKIILAIANVTLRAEMKKNLNNQLFNVLAAAHGEEALSYLSDNPDTRLVICDATMPVINGEDLLVEIRSKYSKIELGVIMVGDKDDALEARAFRKGVNDYVIRPFQKESLNCRVNNCLDYMQKCVLLDEYSLGKDLLTGLDDYASFEKRFLDYLEDMQESEELALALIDIDNLATINYELSYDCGDGVIKYTAKKIKDQIRGMDLATKIEDGKFYVLLKNTGNKEALKAFSNIRVNIAKESVLVALDEVDYSVSVGVAFGGKSSQMQELLNNAQKALDLAKANGKNRVEVCF, from the coding sequence ATGGAAGAAAAAATTTTAATTATTGATGATAATAAAATGCTTACAAAACTTTTAGCAAAAAAAGTAGAGAGTACCTTAGGTTTAAAAGTAGATGTTGCTTTTGATATGAATAGCGCTAAAGAATTAGTAAAGAATAATTATTTTATGGCTTTTGTGGATCTTTGTTTGCCAGATGCTCCTAATGGAGAAGTGGTGGATGTGATATTAGAAAAAAATATCCCTGCTATTGTTCTTACAGGAAGTAGCGATGGGCAAACACGTAAAAAATTTATGGAAAAAGACATCATAGGTTATATTCAAAAAGAGAGCGAAAGCTGTATCGATGAGATGTTAAGTTCTATTAGAATGTTGCAAAAAAACAATAAAACTAAAATTATTCTAGCAATTGCTAATGTGACTTTACGTGCAGAAATGAAAAAAAATCTAAATAACCAACTTTTTAACGTTTTAGCAGCAGCACATGGAGAAGAAGCTTTGAGTTATCTTAGTGACAATCCTGATACTAGATTGGTTATTTGTGATGCGACTATGCCAGTAATTAATGGAGAAGATTTGCTTGTTGAAATTCGCTCAAAGTACTCCAAAATAGAACTTGGTGTGATTATGGTTGGAGATAAAGATGATGCTTTAGAAGCAAGAGCTTTTAGAAAAGGTGTAAATGATTATGTTATTAGACCTTTTCAAAAAGAATCACTCAATTGTAGGGTAAATAACTGCTTAGACTATATGCAAAAATGTGTTTTATTAGATGAATATAGTTTGGGTAAGGATTTATTAACCGGACTTGATGATTATGCTAGCTTTGAAAAAAGATTTTTAGACTATTTAGAAGATATGCAAGAGAGTGAAGAATTAGCATTAGCTTTGATAGATATTGATAATTTGGCGACTATTAATTATGAGTTAAGTTATGATTGTGGTGATGGTGTGATTAAATATACTGCCAAAAAAATCAAGGATCAAATTCGCGGTATGGACTTGGCTACAAAAATCGAAGATGGTAAATTTTATGTACTTTTGAAAAATACGGGCAATAAAGAAGCGCTAAAAGCTTTTTCAAATATTAGAGTTAACATTGCTAAAGAAAGCGTATTGGTAGCACTAGATGAAGTAGATTATAGTGTTTCTGTGGGGGTTGCTTTTGGAGGTAAATCTAGTCAAATGCAAGAACTATTAAACAATGCCCAAAAAGCTTTAGATTTAGCAAAGGCAAATGGAAAAAATAGGGTAGAGGTATGTTTTTAG
- a CDS encoding AAA family ATPase, with product MIESILIKENLGFKQAKLDLEKGLTVFTGLSGAGKSVLFKAILAAFALSESEAKMVEILLNDKLELDEFGIENEEINIFKLLKDKSTRYFINNQMISKKNLALLSKGFVKYLSAKENNEFSNERFLNILDFMQSKEDKNFQDFLSEYKNTYKEYLENKSKLEQIQEEEKKVEELKEFTSFEIQKIQSINPKIGEFDELMSLKKRLSKKDKIDAAWNKASKIFELESAVIDALQISDVDSSFFSECLNELRVVWENQSFDDFDFDIDIEEVLDRIEKLSSLISKYGSIEEALEALEKKKTELAHYENLSFEKKALEEKVQNTQGILEQKCQKLTLIRQKKLKELEKLLNFYLQKLYMKEVKLELKECALNLLGKDEVSLNINEASLKNLSSGEINRLRLSFIATECNITNKASGIIFLDEIDANLSGKEAMSIAEVLKELACFYQIFAISHLPQLSSKASNHFLVEKIGDESRVRKIEKEERVRELARMVSGENITQEALEFTRTLL from the coding sequence ATGATAGAAAGTATTTTAATAAAAGAAAATTTAGGTTTTAAACAAGCAAAATTAGATCTTGAAAAAGGACTGACAGTTTTTACTGGATTAAGTGGTGCTGGAAAGTCGGTTTTGTTTAAAGCTATCTTGGCTGCCTTTGCACTTAGTGAAAGTGAAGCAAAAATGGTAGAAATTTTACTGAATGATAAACTTGAACTAGATGAGTTTGGTATAGAAAATGAAGAAATAAATATATTTAAACTTTTAAAAGATAAAAGCACACGCTATTTTATTAATAATCAAATGATATCAAAGAAAAATTTAGCCTTATTATCTAAAGGTTTTGTGAAATATCTCTCTGCCAAGGAAAATAACGAATTTAGCAATGAAAGATTTTTAAATATACTTGATTTTATGCAAAGTAAAGAAGATAAAAATTTTCAAGATTTTTTAAGTGAATATAAAAACACTTATAAGGAATACTTAGAAAACAAAAGCAAACTAGAGCAAATTCAAGAAGAAGAAAAAAAAGTAGAAGAGTTAAAAGAATTTACCAGCTTTGAAATACAAAAAATTCAAAGTATTAATCCAAAAATAGGTGAATTTGATGAATTGATGAGTCTTAAAAAAAGACTTTCAAAAAAAGATAAAATTGATGCAGCATGGAATAAAGCGAGTAAAATTTTTGAACTAGAATCAGCGGTAATTGATGCATTGCAAATTAGTGATGTTGATAGTTCATTTTTTTCAGAATGCCTTAATGAGTTAAGAGTAGTTTGGGAAAATCAAAGTTTTGATGATTTTGATTTTGATATTGATATTGAAGAAGTGCTTGATAGGATAGAAAAGCTTTCTTCTTTGATTTCAAAATATGGGAGTATAGAAGAAGCTTTAGAAGCTTTAGAAAAGAAAAAAACAGAATTGGCTCATTATGAAAATTTAAGTTTTGAAAAAAAAGCATTAGAAGAAAAAGTACAAAATACTCAAGGTATTTTAGAGCAAAAATGTCAAAAACTTACTCTTATACGCCAAAAAAAGCTAAAAGAGCTTGAAAAGTTACTAAATTTTTACCTCCAAAAACTGTATATGAAAGAAGTAAAATTAGAGCTTAAAGAGTGTGCTTTAAATCTTTTGGGGAAAGATGAAGTTAGTTTAAATATCAACGAGGCTAGTTTAAAAAATTTAAGTTCAGGCGAGATCAATCGTTTAAGACTTTCATTTATTGCCACTGAATGCAATATAACAAATAAAGCTAGCGGAATAATTTTTCTAGATGAAATTGATGCAAACTTAAGCGGTAAAGAAGCAATGAGTATTGCTGAAGTACTAAAAGAACTTGCGTGTTTTTATCAAATTTTTGCCATTTCACATTTACCACAGCTTTCATCAAAAGCAAGTAATCATTTTTTAGTGGAAAAAATAGGTGATGAAAGTAGAGTGAGAAAAATTGAAAAAGAAGAAAGAGTAAGAGAGCTTGCTAGAATGGTAAGTGGAGAAAATATTACCCAGGAAGCTTTAGAATTTACTAGAACTTTACTTTAA
- the mrdA gene encoding penicillin-binding protein 2: MRMRLVMGFIACFFILLLARVYYISIKSNVYYEEIAKQNAIKTQFLAPVRGQILDVKGRPLAVNKLGFSISVKPYLYIKKKNRPLLDQELQAIVNAFPDLNITRLKRAYVKADSYYNQDYIEVVPFIEYDAMIKHFTKLNLRENMQVKSTTQRFYPYNALASHVIGYVGKANLNDMNENEIARLTSYVGRSGIERSYNEILQGQKGEKVSKVNALNKEIEELSYKKPTSSNITLSIDLDLQEYLTSLFKNLAGAAIVMDVKTGAILAAGSFPEYNLNPFVTGITQEEWDKLSNDLNHPFTNKLINGLYPPGSVIKMGTALAFLDSGKVHENHKYLCDSNFELGGRKFRCWKTIGHGYVDMNDAIKESCDVYFYKGSLEVGIDTISSVFERIGFGAKTGVDLPNEFIGTVPSRIWKKEKYNQPWYQGETLNTSIGQGNFLATPMQVAKFTAMIATSKNITPHFLHSVDDNITKISFENNESVFTTFELSKLPLLRRAMYEVANVDGGTTARFLKHSPITIAAKTGTAQVVGISQSEKKRIKEEDLEYFLRSHAWITSYAPYEKPQYVVVVLIEHGKSGSSAGGPILAKIYEKLIELGYIDKKYIKKKTR; this comes from the coding sequence ATGCGTATGCGCTTGGTGATGGGCTTTATAGCTTGTTTTTTTATATTATTACTTGCTAGAGTGTATTATATTAGTATCAAATCTAATGTATACTATGAAGAAATAGCCAAGCAAAACGCTATAAAAACTCAGTTTTTAGCACCCGTAAGGGGGCAAATTTTAGATGTTAAAGGCCGACCTTTAGCGGTTAATAAGCTAGGATTTTCCATATCGGTTAAGCCTTATTTGTATATTAAAAAGAAAAATAGACCACTTTTAGATCAAGAATTACAAGCGATTGTAAATGCTTTTCCTGATTTGAATATTACTAGATTAAAAAGAGCTTACGTAAAAGCTGATTCTTACTATAATCAAGATTATATTGAAGTGGTGCCATTTATAGAATATGATGCAATGATTAAGCATTTTACTAAGTTAAATTTACGTGAAAATATGCAGGTAAAATCTACCACACAAAGATTTTATCCTTATAATGCCTTAGCTAGCCATGTTATAGGTTATGTAGGTAAGGCTAATTTAAATGATATGAATGAAAATGAAATTGCAAGATTAACAAGCTATGTGGGTCGTAGTGGTATTGAGCGTTCTTATAATGAAATTTTACAAGGACAAAAAGGCGAAAAGGTTAGTAAGGTAAATGCACTCAATAAAGAAATAGAAGAACTTTCTTATAAAAAACCTACTTCAAGCAATATTACCTTAAGTATTGATCTTGATTTACAAGAATACCTTACCTCGCTTTTTAAAAATTTAGCAGGAGCTGCTATTGTTATGGATGTTAAAACTGGGGCTATTTTAGCAGCAGGTAGTTTTCCTGAATACAATCTCAATCCATTTGTAACAGGTATTACTCAAGAAGAATGGGATAAGTTGTCAAATGATTTAAACCACCCTTTTACAAATAAGCTTATCAATGGACTTTATCCTCCAGGTTCAGTTATTAAAATGGGTACAGCTTTGGCTTTTTTAGATAGTGGTAAAGTACATGAAAATCATAAATATTTATGTGATTCAAATTTTGAACTTGGAGGTAGAAAATTTAGATGCTGGAAAACCATAGGCCATGGTTATGTAGATATGAATGATGCCATTAAGGAAAGTTGTGATGTGTATTTTTACAAAGGTTCTTTGGAAGTAGGTATTGATACAATTAGCTCGGTTTTTGAAAGAATAGGTTTTGGAGCAAAAACAGGAGTGGACTTGCCAAATGAATTTATAGGCACAGTGCCTAGTCGAATTTGGAAAAAAGAAAAATACAACCAACCATGGTATCAAGGTGAAACCTTAAACACAAGCATAGGGCAGGGAAATTTCCTTGCAACACCTATGCAAGTAGCTAAATTTACAGCCATGATAGCTACCTCTAAAAATATCACACCGCATTTTTTACACAGTGTTGATGATAATATAACTAAGATTAGTTTTGAAAACAATGAAAGTGTATTTACGACTTTTGAATTATCAAAACTTCCGCTTTTAAGACGTGCTATGTATGAAGTAGCTAATGTTGATGGGGGAACTACGGCAAGATTTTTAAAGCATTCTCCTATAACCATAGCAGCTAAAACAGGAACAGCGCAAGTGGTAGGAATTTCACAAAGTGAAAAAAAACGCATTAAAGAAGAAGATTTGGAGTATTTTTTAAGATCTCATGCGTGGATTACTTCATATGCACCTTATGAAAAACCACAGTATGTTGTCGTGGTATTGATTGAGCATGGTAAAAGTGGAAGTAGTGCAGGTGGACCTATACTTGCTAAAATTTATGAAAAACTGATAGAATTGGGTTATATTGATAAAAAATATATCAAGAAAAAAACTAGATGA
- a CDS encoding TatD family hydrolase, whose protein sequence is MFLDCDFSEKIIDTHCHLDSQAYFGCLNEMLNHAFDNGIDKIIIPGADIKDLPRAREIAHRYEKVFFSCGVHPYDIDDFDLDILKEFINDKKCIAVGECGLDYYRLNADDDAVKAKQKEVFIAQIQLAIEYKKPLIVHVRDANEDSYKILKNYAKDLQGGVLHCFNASELLLSLADDGFYFGIGGVLTFKNAKKLVEILPKIPKEKLVLETDGPYLTPEPHRGKVNDPILTHFVAQKIADLLNFSKSEIIKLTNLNANRLFFQGL, encoded by the coding sequence ATGTTTTTAGATTGTGATTTTTCTGAAAAAATCATAGACACGCATTGTCATTTAGACAGCCAAGCTTATTTTGGGTGTTTAAATGAAATGCTCAATCATGCTTTTGATAATGGAATAGATAAAATCATCATACCAGGTGCAGATATCAAAGATCTACCAAGAGCAAGAGAGATTGCACATCGTTATGAAAAGGTGTTTTTTTCTTGCGGGGTGCATCCTTATGATATTGATGATTTTGATTTAGATATTTTGAAAGAATTTATTAACGATAAAAAATGTATCGCGGTTGGTGAATGCGGGCTTGATTATTATCGTTTAAATGCTGATGATGATGCGGTAAAGGCAAAACAAAAAGAAGTTTTTATCGCTCAAATACAGCTAGCTATTGAATACAAAAAACCACTGATTGTACATGTGCGTGATGCAAATGAAGATAGTTATAAGATATTAAAAAATTATGCAAAAGATTTACAAGGTGGTGTTTTACACTGCTTTAATGCAAGTGAACTTTTGCTTTCATTGGCAGATGATGGGTTTTATTTTGGTATAGGTGGGGTTTTAACCTTTAAAAACGCCAAAAAACTTGTGGAAATTTTACCTAAGATACCAAAAGAAAAGCTTGTTTTAGAAACAGATGGTCCATATTTGACCCCAGAGCCACATCGTGGTAAAGTTAATGATCCCATTTTAACGCATTTTGTTGCGCAAAAAATAGCTGATCTTTTAAATTTTAGCAAAAGTGAAATTATTAAGTTGACTAATTTAAACGCTAACCGTTTATTTTTTCAAGGTTTGTAA
- the lptA gene encoding lipopolysaccharide transport periplasmic protein LptA, whose product MVFRTVIFLCLLNLFALGAQKIEVYAKDFYLDEKNETSTLTGDVEVKKGGDILNSQKLVIYMKNKQPVKYIATRDAKFKINMKDKTYHGSGDEFVYNVAKDTYEINGHAKIIEVQSKKELTGDKIIVDRKNMTYRVLSKDKKPAKFVFEVKE is encoded by the coding sequence ATGGTTTTTAGAACAGTAATTTTTTTATGTTTGTTGAATTTATTTGCATTGGGTGCGCAAAAAATAGAAGTATATGCTAAAGATTTTTATTTAGATGAGAAAAATGAAACTAGCACCTTAACAGGTGATGTGGAAGTAAAAAAAGGCGGGGATATTTTAAATTCTCAAAAACTAGTTATTTATATGAAAAATAAACAACCTGTGAAGTATATTGCTACTCGCGATGCTAAGTTTAAAATTAATATGAAAGATAAAACTTATCATGGAAGTGGAGATGAGTTTGTTTATAATGTGGCTAAAGATACCTATGAAATCAATGGTCATGCAAAAATCATCGAAGTGCAAAGTAAAAAAGAACTAACAGGGGATAAAATCATCGTAGATAGAAAAAATATGACTTATAGGGTGCTTAGTAAAGACAAAAAACCTGCAAAATTTGTATTTGAGGTTAAGGAATGA
- the yihA gene encoding ribosome biogenesis GTP-binding protein YihA/YsxC, with protein sequence MILNAQFLTSASKVSEAPQPIYTEIAFLGRSNVGKSSLINTLCKNKNLAKSSSTPGKTQLINFFEVNCKKNEDKFKLMFIDLPGFGYAKVSKKTKAIWNKNLDEFLKERSSIKLFIHLVDSRHENLDIDANLEAYLDSFIRADQKKITVFTKSDKLNQSQKAKILNLHKNAIMVSNLKKTGIEKLEEKIILESLGLNEE encoded by the coding sequence ATGATCCTTAATGCTCAGTTTTTAACTTCGGCTTCTAAGGTTAGTGAAGCACCACAGCCTATATATACAGAGATTGCATTTTTGGGTCGTTCTAATGTAGGTAAAAGCTCTTTGATCAATACACTTTGTAAAAATAAAAATCTAGCAAAAAGCTCATCAACTCCGGGTAAAACTCAGTTGATTAATTTTTTTGAAGTAAATTGCAAAAAAAATGAGGATAAATTTAAACTGATGTTTATTGATTTGCCTGGTTTTGGTTATGCAAAGGTAAGTAAAAAAACAAAAGCTATTTGGAATAAAAATTTAGATGAATTTTTAAAAGAACGTAGTTCTATCAAACTCTTTATACATCTTGTTGATTCAAGGCATGAAAATTTAGATATTGATGCAAATTTGGAAGCATATCTAGACTCTTTTATAAGAGCAGATCAAAAAAAAATAACTGTTTTCACAAAATCAGACAAGCTTAATCAAAGTCAAAAAGCTAAAATTTTAAATCTTCACAAAAATGCTATCATGGTTTCAAATTTAAAAAAAACAGGTATTGAAAAACTAGAAGAAAAAATTATTTTAGAAAGTTTGGGTTTGAATGAGGAGTAG
- the queA gene encoding tRNA preQ1(34) S-adenosylmethionine ribosyltransferase-isomerase QueA produces the protein MNDKDLLLSSYDYNLPSELIANFPILPKENAKLLVYERYKDQITHLHFKDLAQILPPCEIIFNDTKVIKARIYGNKESGSKIELFINHPLKEDNFLVQIRGKVKEGQILYFENKLQAKIKKLHQDGTREVEFYNKQKTLTHHEVFKILENIGHVPLPPYIKRADEAQDNINYQSIFAKNQGAVAAPTASLHFDEAMINELKKSHSIHTITLHVGAGTFKGVECEDIREHKMHSEFFCISDATRALIDSSKKILGVGTTVTRCIEYYYQNKIQEGYCDLFLHPQNTPQRLDYLLTNFHLPKSTLIMLVASFIGREKTLELYHEAIKNQYRFYSYGDGMLII, from the coding sequence ATGAATGATAAAGATCTTTTGCTCTCTAGCTATGACTATAACTTACCTAGCGAACTCATAGCAAATTTTCCTATTTTACCCAAGGAAAATGCAAAACTTTTGGTATATGAAAGATATAAAGATCAAATAACACATTTACATTTTAAAGATCTTGCTCAAATTTTACCACCTTGTGAGATCATTTTCAATGACACCAAAGTCATCAAAGCAAGAATTTATGGAAACAAAGAAAGTGGCAGCAAAATAGAACTTTTCATCAACCACCCTTTAAAGGAAGACAATTTTTTAGTTCAAATTCGCGGCAAGGTAAAAGAAGGTCAAATTTTATACTTTGAAAATAAATTACAAGCTAAGATTAAAAAACTTCATCAAGATGGCACTAGGGAAGTAGAATTTTATAATAAGCAAAAAACACTTACACATCATGAAGTTTTTAAAATACTAGAAAATATCGGTCATGTGCCTTTGCCTCCCTATATCAAAAGAGCTGATGAAGCACAAGATAATATTAACTATCAAAGTATTTTTGCAAAAAATCAAGGAGCAGTTGCCGCACCCACTGCTAGCTTACATTTTGATGAAGCAATGATCAATGAGCTTAAAAAAAGCCATAGTATTCATACCATAACCCTACATGTTGGTGCAGGAACTTTTAAAGGCGTGGAGTGTGAAGACATCAGAGAACATAAAATGCACTCTGAATTTTTTTGCATCAGTGATGCAACACGCGCCTTGATTGACTCCTCTAAAAAAATACTAGGCGTAGGTACTACTGTAACTCGTTGTATAGAGTATTATTATCAAAACAAAATTCAAGAAGGTTATTGTGATTTATTTTTACATCCACAAAATACCCCGCAAAGATTAGATTACTTGCTGACTAATTTTCATCTACCTAAATCAACCCTCATCATGCTAGTAGCTTCTTTTATAGGAAGAGAAAAAACTTTAGAGCTTTACCATGAAGCTATAAAGAATCAGTATCGCTTTTATTCCTATGGCGATGGAATGCTAATCATCTAG